CGCGCTCGCGGTGGAAGATGCGCGGGCGCAGGAAGACGCCCGGGCCCTCCTGGCGGCGTGGGGGAAGGGATGACCGGCCCGATGAAGGACCGGGTCCGCAGCGCGATCTCGCGGATCGTCGCCACCGCCGAGACCCGTCCGCAGCTCTCCGCCGTCGAAACGGCTCCCCGCCCGCAGAAGAAGGACGTCATCGAGATCCTCCGGCTGTTTCAGGAGGTCGTCTACCCGGGGTACTTCGGCGACACGGTCCTCTACCGCGACAACCTTCGCGACCACCTCGGCGACGTTCTGTTCCGGATCCACCTGCGCCTGTCGGCCGAGGTCGAACGGGCCATCGAGGGGGAGGAGGGGCGTTCTTCCGCACGCAGGCATGCGCGAGAGATCGTGACGGCCCTGTTCGAGCGGCTCCCCGACGTCGCCGACCGCGTCGCGGAGGACGTCCAGGCGGCCTACGACGGCGACCCCGCGGCCAAGGGGTTCGACGAGCTCATCCTCGCCTATCCGGGCGTGAAGGCGGTCTTCACGTACCGGATAGCCCACGAGCTGCACCGCCTCGACGTGAGGCTGATCCCCCGGGTGATGACCGAGTTCG
The genomic region above belongs to Holophagales bacterium and contains:
- a CDS encoding serine acetyltransferase; this encodes MTGPMKDRVRSAISRIVATAETRPQLSAVETAPRPQKKDVIEILRLFQEVVYPGYFGDTVLYRDNLRDHLGDVLFRIHLRLSAEVERAIEGEEGRSSARRHAREIVTALFERLPDVADRVAEDVQAAYDGDPAAKGFDELILAYPGVKAVFTYRIAHELHRLDVRLIPRVMTEFAHNETGIDIHPGATIGRSFFIDHGTGVVIGETTTIGDRVKIYQGVTLGALSFPKNEHGELIRGVKRHPTVEDDVVIYAGATILGGTTVIGRGSVIGGSVWLTTSVPAHTRVTIAGDQLRFEARAVPQASSPAAAGPA